GTCGAGCGTGCCGCCGGGCACTCACGACCACGATGGCCATTCCCACGATCGGTGACGTGTAGAATCTGCCTCGCGGCGGCCGCGCTGCTGCTTCTCGCGGCCACCTCGCTCGCCGCGCAACAGGTCCGCTTCCGTCTCGGCGGCGTCCGCGCGCGTTACGCCGACACCGTTTCGGGGTCCGCCGGCACCCTGACCACGCGCCTGACCTGGGATGGCCGCCGCAGTACCGGCGCGCTCGACGGCTCCTTCACGCAATTCACCTCCGGGGCGTGGGCCGCACAGGCCGCCGGCTCGCTGTTCGGCATCCGGCTGCTGAGCCCGCACGTGGGTCTGGGCCTCAGGGTGGACGGCGACGGGGGCTACATCGAGGGCGGCACTTGGAGCGCGCTGGGCTCGGCCGGACCCGTGGCCGCGGTGGTCGCGGGAGACTGGATGGTCTCCGCCGGCGTGGCCGGGGGCGCCGTGCGCAGGGTGGACCAGGTCTCCAGCGCCACCGTGGACGGCAGCCTCACGGTGCGCCGGGACGTCGGCCGGTGGAGCGTGCAGGGCAGCGTCGCCGGCACGCAGGCGGGCCCCACCCGCTTCGCCGACGCGACCGTGGGCCTGCAGCTCCGCGCCGCCCGGCTCACGCTGAGCACCCTCGCGGGCGCGCGTTCCGGCAATCTCGGCGGCAAGCCCTGGTACCAGGGCCGCGCCGCGCTTCGCGCCACGTCGTGGGCGACCTTCGAGGCGGAAGCGGGCACCTATCCGCGGGATCTCAGCGGTTTCACCGAGGGCGCCTTCCTCAGCTTCGGCGTGTGGCTCGGCGGCGGGCTCCGCGCC
This portion of the Gemmatimonadales bacterium genome encodes:
- a CDS encoding glycogen-binding domain-containing protein encodes the protein MTCRICLAAAALLLLAATSLAAQQVRFRLGGVRARYADTVSGSAGTLTTRLTWDGRRSTGALDGSFTQFTSGAWAAQAAGSLFGIRLLSPHVGLGLRVDGDGGYIEGGTWSALGSAGPVAAVVAGDWMVSAGVAGGAVRRVDQVSSATVDGSLTVRRDVGRWSVQGSVAGTQAGPTRFADATVGLQLRAARLTLSTLAGARSGNLGGKPWYQGRAALRATSWATFEAEAGTYPRDLSGFTEGAFLSFGVWLGGGLRAIAQPRAPGFDGSAPASVAVEVMDPGHQRVTFLVPDAHDVAIAGEWNEWTPVALERVDGEHWRANLALSQGAHRFSLVVDGRRWMVPRGVATLPDDMGGTVGLLVVDR